In the Parasteatoda tepidariorum isolate YZ-2023 chromosome 3, CAS_Ptep_4.0, whole genome shotgun sequence genome, one interval contains:
- the LOC107445465 gene encoding toxin CSTX-20-like — MKTIVAFAFLACAIILVSAEKDKKCKGKSDCDEDECCTRIVSFLPSRCQKMKKEGEFCLTNIFELREGDVYRFSCPCAGDLECKPSKETDENNVVNFLKDKCQAKE; from the exons ATTCGCTTTCTTGGCTTGTGCCATTATCTTG GTTTCGGcagaaaaagataagaaatgcAAAGGTAAATCTGACTGTGATGAGGATGAATGTTGCACAAGGATTGTAAGCTTCCTGCCCTCTCGTtgtcagaaaatgaaaaaagaag GTGAATTTTGCTTGacaaatattttcgaattaagGGAAGGTGACGTGTACCGTTTTTCCTGTCCATGTGCGGGTGATTTAGAGTGCAAACCATCTAAGGAAACAGATGAAAACAAT gttgtCAATTTCTTGAAAGATAAGTGTCAAGCAAAGGAATAA